A stretch of Geomonas oryzisoli DNA encodes these proteins:
- a CDS encoding sigma-54-dependent transcriptional regulator, whose product MLLQAWGFCSVFAQSASEGLRLLSECNIDLVILDLVMPEMDGIQFLSQTRELFSHIPFIVLSAHGSVDAIVASIKQGATDFIAKPFNSSDLSASITKSLNAGNTAGPATGLSSGTYSFQQIVSRSPKMCSVLQMAEQVVSYPQTTVALYGESGVGKEVLARAIHAGSGKADHRFVAVNCAGIPATLLESELFGHVRGAFTGADKDREGMFGLARQGTILLDEIGDMPLELQVKLLRVIEDRSYLPVGSNRSVKANFRIIVATHHDLRHLVQQGRFRSDLFHRVNAFPITIPPLRERKEEIPLLVNKFLGYLRKEMGKPLPGISKRGMDVMLGYDWPGNIRELKNSLERAAIMVDNELIGPSHLAFLNAGHPVGRGERRKLRLSGGNDQPFELHITLEPDEFSLQAIINKALHITLTRCNNNKSLAAQLLKTDRRVFYRTK is encoded by the coding sequence GTGCTTCTGCAAGCGTGGGGCTTTTGCTCGGTCTTTGCCCAAAGCGCCAGTGAAGGATTGCGGCTTCTGAGTGAGTGCAACATAGATCTTGTCATACTGGACCTTGTCATGCCTGAAATGGACGGCATCCAGTTTCTTTCCCAAACCAGGGAGCTTTTCAGCCACATCCCTTTTATCGTCCTGTCTGCCCACGGTTCGGTCGATGCCATCGTCGCATCGATCAAACAGGGGGCGACCGATTTCATTGCCAAACCCTTTAACAGCTCCGATCTTTCCGCCAGCATCACCAAGTCCCTGAACGCGGGGAACACAGCCGGCCCGGCCACCGGCCTGTCCTCCGGCACATATTCCTTCCAGCAGATCGTGAGCCGCTCGCCGAAGATGTGCAGCGTTCTTCAGATGGCTGAGCAGGTCGTGTCTTATCCGCAGACCACCGTTGCCCTGTACGGCGAGAGCGGGGTCGGCAAGGAAGTCCTTGCGCGCGCCATTCATGCCGGCAGCGGCAAAGCCGATCACCGCTTTGTCGCCGTCAACTGTGCCGGGATACCTGCGACTTTGTTGGAGAGCGAACTCTTCGGTCATGTGCGCGGTGCCTTCACCGGGGCTGACAAAGATCGGGAGGGGATGTTCGGCCTGGCAAGGCAGGGGACCATCCTGCTCGACGAGATCGGGGACATGCCCCTCGAGCTCCAGGTGAAGTTGCTGCGGGTCATCGAGGACCGCAGCTATCTGCCGGTTGGTTCGAACCGTTCGGTGAAGGCGAACTTCCGCATCATCGTCGCCACCCACCATGACCTGAGGCACCTGGTTCAGCAGGGACGTTTCCGCTCCGACCTGTTCCACCGGGTCAACGCCTTTCCCATCACCATTCCACCCCTGCGCGAGCGCAAGGAAGAGATACCGCTTCTGGTTAACAAGTTCCTGGGATATTTGCGCAAGGAGATGGGGAAGCCGCTGCCGGGGATCTCCAAACGCGGCATGGACGTCATGCTTGGCTACGATTGGCCGGGCAACATCAGGGAGTTGAAGAACTCGCTGGAACGTGCGGCTATCATGGTGGACAACGAACTGATCGGCCCGTCCCATCTGGCCTTTCTGAACGCGGGACACCCGGTGGGGAGGGGGGAGCGCCGGAAACTCAGACTGAGCGGCGGCAACGACCAGCCTTTCGAGTTGCACATCACCCTGGAGCCCGACGAGTTCTCACTGCAGGCCATCATCAACAAGGCGCTTCACATCACCCTTACCCGCTGTAACAACAACAAATCCCTCGCCGCACAGCTTCTCAAGACCGACCGCAGGGTCTTTTACCGTACCAAATAG
- a CDS encoding cadherin-like domain-containing protein encodes MAAIALGGEHTLALLKDGTVVVWGDLNDVPTSPYETAVSGAVSYDSVTKTATFTPSSPLSQNVTLNAVVNTGTRSAAGAHPAADTSWSFSVPIYGPTYPPPGGVTRTDTGAEGAIGRSGGMTWTFDNVALAATNPTWWGPAANEIKISFDGSTYTGNEIHTYQAAQSNLPNGIAVWTGQTSVQGIPIYTRFTLTLKKTDNTPLALTTATNYGLAASVGAIVPVTYGQAFKANFIFEAATSPAGPFQPAYNLFDTYHSAYSLNYSVYSSFTAGFYYKNDAPSVAGSADLVIQKGGSGTYLFTLADSDNGTGSLAISATSSNQTLIPNANLVLGGSGADRSLTVTAAAGLTGSAQVTISISDGISTTTKVVNVLVNSPPQLTANNQLLADRGASAAVTSAVLQSTDAESTTAQIVYTLAAGGGNGGPPHEGTLKLAGADLAPSATFTQKDIDDGRLQYVHNGNCSLNDDFQFSVKDSQGASIPTGTYTSYSFRIAINHPNRLPVAVNGSAGASMGRPLTGTLAATNDDCTPQSLTFRILANPSKGTVEITNASTGAFTYTPNAGANGSDSFLFQVNDGLADAAAPGTFFINIANQAPVPVAVTSTTAENTTLAGILTATDYDLPAQQLTYAVATNGSKGVATIVDPAAGTFTYTPNDGAFGTDTFTFTASDGLLTSAPATCTVNIHPQLKSGRILVTNGQTQTSGGSIAIYDPTTHQQGTFASGGQLSNPRGIALEANGNLVVVDENNGVLRVDRFTGDQSSVVAPGVFSMPIGIAVERSGELLVGTTAGLYRVNPGTGAADTIFSGNQIDFPAGVRVSANGDILVTDVGAFAGKPSQVLRIDPETGAQTVISDGGNLAVPADLALLDDGRIVVADGPMGTNNVIAINPTSGAQQILTAGGSIAAPSGITYAGGKVLVASAGNASVVSVDPTTGAQAVLTSGGAITNPFGIAVVALDETAPVTSPVPGEGTYSSAQSVALSCNDGTGSGCVTTMYCLGTGCTPGTAYKDPIVMSASGVIRFFSSDKAGNAEGIRSATYTIIYPPTISGTPATGVTAGNLFSFTPTATNAVSFTITGKPSWATFDSATGTLSGIPTNSNAGTYPGIVISASNSSGSASLSAFTITVSTAAVNGSCGSAHGSVVSSVPAANLCTDGTPSAVSGSGPWSWRCSGLYGGATGYCSATKLASTIPAVVTGLPTGDYTGGKEGTAFTVKRTDGTGTAVTAYTGTATRFTETTALKPNTIYKYSVSSDNDPSQTVFMTVRTPLYNGWNIIAVPYDTTGVAPATLFGNSVSSVYQWVPTGATAESSNTVLGSYSIAASLQPGNGYFVKTSSGATTLAYNGTSAPQSVNVTLKPGWTMVANPNSTVKSDIAINWLIDGAALGNAVISNKIGGGIYWWNGTTYDSWSIVSGNPQVEPWKGYWILNLDTVNHVLTIK; translated from the coding sequence GTGGCCGCCATTGCCTTAGGGGGGGAGCACACTCTTGCCCTGCTCAAGGACGGTACTGTGGTCGTGTGGGGGGATTTAAATGATGTCCCCACCTCGCCCTATGAAACCGCCGTGTCCGGTGCGGTCTCCTATGACTCGGTCACCAAAACAGCCACATTCACCCCATCTTCTCCTCTCTCCCAGAACGTTACCTTGAACGCCGTGGTCAATACCGGCACCCGCAGCGCTGCCGGGGCACATCCGGCTGCCGATACCTCCTGGAGCTTCAGCGTACCCATCTACGGCCCGACCTATCCTCCCCCCGGCGGCGTGACGCGCACCGACACCGGTGCGGAAGGGGCCATCGGCCGCTCGGGCGGCATGACCTGGACCTTCGACAACGTGGCCCTTGCCGCCACCAACCCGACCTGGTGGGGACCGGCGGCGAACGAGATCAAGATCTCCTTCGACGGCAGCACCTATACGGGCAACGAAATCCACACGTACCAGGCGGCTCAGTCCAACCTCCCCAACGGTATCGCGGTCTGGACCGGCCAGACATCGGTCCAGGGGATCCCGATCTACACCCGCTTCACGCTGACGCTGAAGAAGACCGACAATACCCCCCTGGCCCTGACCACGGCAACGAACTACGGGCTTGCGGCCAGTGTGGGCGCCATCGTCCCGGTCACCTACGGCCAGGCCTTCAAGGCCAACTTCATCTTCGAGGCCGCAACCAGTCCGGCCGGACCGTTCCAACCGGCATACAACCTGTTCGACACCTACCATTCGGCGTACAGCCTGAACTACAGCGTCTACAGCTCTTTCACCGCAGGCTTCTACTACAAAAACGACGCTCCCAGCGTAGCCGGGTCAGCCGACCTCGTAATCCAGAAAGGTGGAAGCGGAACCTATCTCTTCACGTTAGCCGACAGCGACAACGGCACCGGCAGTCTTGCCATCTCGGCAACCTCTTCCAACCAGACCCTTATCCCCAACGCCAACCTCGTCCTTGGCGGCAGTGGGGCGGATCGTAGCCTGACGGTGACGGCCGCAGCCGGCCTGACCGGGAGCGCCCAGGTCACCATCAGCATCTCCGACGGCATCTCGACCACCACGAAGGTCGTGAACGTGCTGGTCAATTCGCCTCCGCAGCTTACCGCCAACAACCAGCTTCTAGCGGACCGTGGGGCTTCCGCCGCCGTGACCAGTGCCGTGCTGCAGTCCACCGACGCCGAAAGCACCACGGCGCAGATCGTCTACACCCTCGCCGCCGGCGGCGGCAACGGCGGACCTCCCCACGAGGGAACACTGAAGCTCGCCGGCGCCGATCTTGCGCCGAGCGCGACTTTCACGCAGAAGGACATCGACGACGGGCGGCTGCAGTACGTTCACAACGGCAACTGCAGTCTGAACGACGATTTCCAGTTCAGCGTGAAGGACAGTCAAGGCGCGTCCATCCCCACCGGGACCTACACAAGCTACTCGTTCCGGATCGCCATCAACCATCCCAACCGTCTGCCCGTCGCTGTCAATGGCAGCGCCGGCGCCTCCATGGGAAGGCCCCTCACCGGAACGCTTGCGGCAACAAACGACGACTGCACGCCCCAGTCGCTCACCTTCCGGATTCTCGCGAACCCTTCCAAGGGAACCGTGGAAATAACCAATGCCAGCACCGGCGCGTTCACGTACACTCCTAACGCCGGGGCCAACGGGTCCGACAGCTTCCTCTTCCAGGTCAATGACGGTCTGGCCGACGCCGCCGCGCCCGGTACCTTCTTCATCAACATCGCCAACCAGGCTCCGGTGCCGGTGGCCGTCACTTCGACTACGGCTGAAAACACGACTCTGGCCGGCATCCTCACGGCTACGGATTACGATCTTCCGGCGCAGCAGCTGACCTATGCCGTTGCAACTAACGGCAGCAAAGGGGTCGCGACGATCGTCGATCCCGCCGCCGGGACCTTCACCTACACTCCCAACGACGGTGCGTTCGGTACCGATACCTTCACCTTTACGGCCAGCGACGGGCTGCTCACTTCCGCGCCTGCCACCTGCACCGTCAACATTCACCCGCAACTGAAGAGCGGCCGCATTCTGGTGACCAACGGCCAGACCCAAACCTCCGGCGGCAGCATCGCCATTTACGATCCGACGACGCACCAGCAGGGAACTTTTGCTTCTGGCGGTCAGCTCAGCAATCCGCGCGGCATCGCATTGGAAGCGAACGGCAACCTGGTGGTGGTGGACGAGAACAACGGTGTCCTCCGTGTCGACCGCTTTACCGGCGACCAGTCCAGCGTGGTCGCCCCCGGTGTCTTCTCCATGCCGATCGGGATCGCGGTGGAGCGTTCCGGCGAGCTCCTGGTCGGGACCACCGCAGGGCTGTACCGGGTGAATCCCGGGACCGGAGCTGCCGACACCATCTTCTCCGGCAACCAGATCGACTTCCCGGCCGGCGTGAGGGTGTCTGCCAATGGCGACATTCTGGTCACAGACGTCGGGGCGTTCGCCGGTAAACCGAGCCAGGTACTGCGGATCGATCCGGAGACCGGCGCCCAGACCGTCATCTCGGACGGCGGCAACCTCGCCGTCCCCGCTGACCTTGCCCTTCTCGATGACGGCCGCATCGTGGTCGCCGACGGCCCCATGGGCACCAACAACGTCATCGCCATCAACCCGACCAGCGGTGCTCAGCAGATCCTCACCGCTGGCGGCAGCATAGCGGCTCCCAGCGGCATCACCTATGCCGGCGGCAAGGTTCTTGTGGCAAGTGCCGGTAATGCATCGGTAGTCTCGGTGGACCCGACCACAGGTGCACAGGCCGTCCTCACCTCTGGGGGGGCAATCACCAACCCGTTCGGTATCGCCGTAGTGGCACTGGATGAGACGGCACCGGTGACGAGCCCGGTACCGGGTGAAGGTACCTACAGCTCGGCCCAGAGTGTGGCCCTCAGCTGCAACGACGGCACCGGGAGCGGCTGCGTCACGACCATGTATTGCCTCGGCACCGGTTGCACCCCGGGTACGGCCTACAAGGACCCGATCGTAATGTCCGCATCGGGCGTGATCCGCTTCTTCTCCAGCGACAAGGCCGGCAATGCCGAGGGCATTCGGTCGGCGACGTACACCATCATTTACCCGCCGACCATATCCGGCACCCCCGCAACCGGGGTGACCGCCGGGAACCTGTTCAGCTTTACTCCGACGGCCACCAATGCCGTCAGCTTTACCATCACCGGTAAGCCGTCCTGGGCAACCTTCGACAGCGCGACCGGGACGCTCAGCGGGATTCCCACCAACAGTAACGCCGGGACCTACCCGGGCATCGTCATCAGCGCCAGCAACAGTTCGGGTTCGGCCTCACTGTCAGCCTTCACCATTACAGTTTCCACTGCCGCCGTGAACGGTTCCTGCGGTTCGGCCCATGGCAGCGTAGTCAGTTCCGTGCCCGCGGCAAACCTGTGCACCGACGGGACCCCCTCTGCGGTCAGCGGCAGCGGCCCGTGGAGTTGGAGATGCAGTGGGCTCTACGGTGGCGCCACAGGTTATTGCTCGGCCACCAAGCTCGCCAGCACGATTCCTGCCGTCGTAACCGGGCTCCCCACCGGCGATTACACCGGGGGCAAAGAGGGAACTGCCTTCACCGTGAAACGCACGGATGGCACCGGCACCGCGGTGACAGCGTACACCGGCACCGCAACCAGGTTCACCGAAACCACGGCACTGAAACCCAACACGATCTACAAATACAGCGTCTCCTCTGACAACGATCCGTCCCAGACGGTGTTTATGACAGTGAGAACGCCTCTGTACAACGGTTGGAACATCATCGCTGTTCCCTACGACACGACCGGGGTTGCGCCGGCAACGCTCTTTGGTAATTCGGTCAGTTCCGTGTACCAATGGGTTCCGACTGGTGCCACTGCGGAAAGCAGCAACACGGTTCTTGGTTCGTACAGCATCGCGGCATCGCTCCAGCCCGGCAATGGCTACTTCGTCAAGACCAGCAGTGGTGCCACCACGTTGGCCTATAACGGAACCAGCGCCCCCCAGAGCGTGAACGTCACTCTCAAACCCGGCTGGACCATGGTCGCGAATCCGAACAGTACAGTCAAAAGCGACATAGCGATCAATTGGCTGATCGATGGAGCGGCTTTGGGCAACGCGGTAATCAGTAACAAAATAGGCGGCGGCATCTACTGGTGGAACGGAACCACCTATGACTCGTGGTCCATTGTGAGCGGGAACCCGCAGGTCGAGCCGTGGAAAGGATACTGGATCTTGAACCTCGATACCGTCAACCACGTCCTTACCATCAAGTAG
- a CDS encoding exosortase/archaeosortase family protein: MTDAAQTQSAKGHPGTFFAIAFIWCTITAVTLLGNLPEGYWTAWRNLTMAVTTALGTVLGIATSGTGDVLTVNGFAMRIIRQCTAADYIVIVASAMLLYVRHRIGYRLLGVVVAVPVIVLANACRLMVTGVIGSVSVAAFNLFHDYLWVIAFALLVFSIWKFWVDGGFSVSKDTARRVGQVIAVSLAAYALLLLLREPYGKVLAATSSTFYRLLSHETLSAIILDGEVMVYRGAEVVIPLDNMMEQVNQAIYLGLMFPLQKKGDWQMAGMTLFGAGFIFVLSAFFITMGCLQAVASGELGLFSFLAIGSVVHLALPMSIYWIIASLRSPGPEAEVSL, encoded by the coding sequence ATGACAGATGCCGCACAGACGCAGAGTGCAAAGGGGCACCCTGGCACCTTTTTCGCCATCGCCTTCATCTGGTGCACCATCACCGCGGTGACCCTTCTGGGCAACCTCCCCGAAGGTTACTGGACGGCCTGGCGCAACCTGACCATGGCGGTTACCACGGCTCTTGGAACCGTGCTCGGGATAGCCACGTCCGGGACGGGAGACGTTCTGACCGTGAACGGGTTTGCCATGCGCATCATCAGGCAGTGCACGGCTGCCGACTACATTGTCATAGTGGCTTCAGCCATGCTGCTGTACGTGCGTCACCGCATCGGCTACCGCCTCCTTGGCGTCGTCGTTGCCGTGCCGGTGATTGTGCTTGCCAATGCCTGCCGCCTGATGGTCACCGGCGTGATCGGCTCTGTCTCTGTCGCTGCCTTCAACCTTTTTCACGACTACCTCTGGGTCATAGCCTTCGCTCTCCTGGTCTTTTCCATATGGAAGTTCTGGGTGGACGGGGGCTTCTCTGTCTCCAAAGACACCGCACGGCGGGTGGGACAGGTCATCGCTGTCTCACTCGCCGCCTACGCCCTGCTCCTGCTCCTTCGCGAACCTTACGGCAAGGTTTTGGCCGCAACCAGCAGTACTTTTTACAGGCTGCTCAGTCACGAGACTCTCTCCGCCATCATACTTGACGGAGAGGTCATGGTGTACCGGGGGGCGGAAGTCGTCATTCCGTTGGACAACATGATGGAACAGGTGAACCAGGCGATTTATCTGGGACTGATGTTCCCGCTCCAGAAAAAGGGGGACTGGCAGATGGCAGGCATGACCCTGTTTGGAGCGGGATTCATCTTCGTTTTGAGCGCGTTCTTCATCACCATGGGGTGTCTTCAGGCTGTCGCCTCTGGAGAACTCGGACTCTTCTCTTTTCTGGCGATCGGCAGCGTCGTCCATCTGGCCTTGCCGATGTCGATCTACTGGATCATTGCCAGCCTTCGTTCACCTGGTCCTGAAGCCGAAGTCAGTCTCTGA
- a CDS encoding sigma 54-interacting transcriptional regulator translates to MTNSDEFIKEITLRICSSLDINESVSSAFDYLRTQIPVDLLTLFILDERLGAVRRIANAFENSGHVTVPEEILPLPEGLLEKVAARNFSAPFIVDPEHDEIFRALAPVMNYKGITDLMVPLRIRGELLGGLVLRAGGEGRYTAEQVELIGGIAKPFAIALANALAHEEVLRYQAVLLDDKRFLNRELYGGAAEDIIGANTGLRNVMEMVRQVAPLNNTVLLLGETGTGKELIANAIHFSSPRKQGPFIKVNCGALPDSLIDSELFGHERGAFTGALAESRGRFERADGGTIFLDEIGELPLSAQVRLLRVLQNHEVERMGGKRAIPVNIRVIAATHRNLQSMMTEGSFREDLWYRLSGFPIIVPPVRQRKEDIPALTRHFLAVKSREFGMALPPTVAPGALLRLMEYDWPGNVRELENLVERELIRHRGGPLAFDLIGSNHTAEAKTVAAGNAAPPPPSTLDQAMSAHIIEAMKAANGKIHGPGGAAELLGMNPNTLRWRLDKLGISYRRRKREKGMPGK, encoded by the coding sequence ATGACCAACAGCGATGAGTTCATCAAAGAGATAACCCTAAGAATCTGCAGCAGCCTCGATATCAATGAGTCTGTGAGCAGCGCCTTTGACTACCTGAGAACTCAGATCCCGGTAGACCTGCTCACCCTCTTCATCCTCGACGAGCGACTGGGAGCGGTAAGGCGCATAGCCAACGCCTTCGAGAACAGTGGCCATGTCACCGTACCGGAAGAGATCCTGCCGCTTCCTGAAGGACTGCTGGAAAAGGTCGCTGCTCGCAATTTCTCGGCACCGTTTATCGTGGACCCCGAACATGACGAGATCTTCCGAGCCTTAGCGCCGGTAATGAATTACAAAGGTATTACCGACCTCATGGTCCCCTTGAGGATCAGGGGAGAACTACTGGGCGGGTTGGTCCTGCGAGCGGGGGGGGAAGGGAGATACACGGCGGAGCAGGTCGAGCTGATTGGTGGGATTGCTAAGCCGTTTGCAATAGCGCTGGCCAACGCCCTCGCCCACGAGGAAGTGCTGCGCTACCAGGCGGTGCTGCTGGACGACAAGCGCTTCCTGAACCGTGAGCTGTACGGCGGCGCCGCGGAAGACATCATCGGAGCCAACACCGGGCTGCGCAACGTGATGGAGATGGTGCGCCAGGTGGCGCCGCTCAACAACACGGTACTGCTCCTCGGCGAAACTGGGACCGGCAAGGAACTGATAGCCAATGCCATCCACTTTTCGTCGCCGCGCAAGCAGGGTCCGTTCATAAAAGTGAATTGCGGCGCGCTCCCCGACAGCCTCATCGACAGCGAGCTGTTCGGTCACGAGCGGGGAGCGTTCACCGGAGCCCTTGCCGAGAGCAGGGGGAGATTCGAGCGTGCCGACGGGGGAACCATTTTCCTGGATGAGATCGGCGAGCTGCCGCTGTCGGCCCAAGTGCGGCTGTTGCGGGTGCTGCAAAATCACGAGGTGGAGAGGATGGGAGGCAAGAGAGCCATCCCCGTCAACATCAGAGTGATCGCGGCCACGCACCGCAACCTGCAGAGCATGATGACGGAAGGGAGCTTCCGCGAGGACCTGTGGTATCGGTTGAGCGGCTTCCCCATCATCGTACCGCCGGTGCGGCAGCGCAAAGAAGATATTCCCGCCTTGACCCGCCATTTCCTCGCGGTCAAAAGCAGGGAATTCGGCATGGCACTTCCCCCCACGGTGGCCCCCGGGGCGCTGCTGCGGCTTATGGAATACGATTGGCCCGGTAATGTACGGGAGTTGGAAAACTTGGTCGAGCGTGAGCTGATCCGGCATCGCGGAGGGCCGTTGGCCTTTGACCTGATCGGCTCCAACCATACAGCAGAGGCAAAGACCGTTGCCGCCGGCAACGCAGCGCCGCCTCCTCCTTCGACACTGGACCAGGCGATGTCTGCCCACATCATCGAAGCCATGAAAGCCGCCAACGGAAAGATCCACGGTCCCGGCGGCGCCGCCGAGTTGCTCGGGATGAACCCGAACACCCTGCGCTGGCGTCTGGACAAGCTGGGCATCAGCTACCGTCGCCGGAAGCGTGAAAAGGGCATGCCCGGAAAGTAA
- a CDS encoding NAD(P)H-dependent oxidoreductase, which translates to MRGKKCNGKDYFMATILYVTGNVKAEAQSRSLLLGSEFLEEYLRLNPRDEVQVLDVYRDSIQRVDQDVLNAWARVERGEDHALLSDEERHKINRIWRMADQFLRCDKYVFVTHSLNLWLPAEFKMYVDATCVLDRTYRLTPYGSEGMLRGLPRKSLHLHATAAYSLGGERDQSVVYLRSVLNVLGVAHQETVLLKGDDPETGSWEEYEAVRSKLLGLARRF; encoded by the coding sequence GTGAGAGGCAAGAAATGCAACGGAAAGGATTACTTCATGGCCACCATTCTCTATGTCACCGGTAACGTAAAAGCCGAGGCGCAGTCCCGCAGCCTGCTGCTCGGTTCCGAGTTCCTGGAGGAGTACCTGCGCCTGAACCCGCGGGACGAAGTCCAGGTGCTCGATGTGTACCGCGACAGCATCCAGCGCGTCGATCAGGACGTCCTCAACGCCTGGGCGCGTGTCGAGCGCGGTGAGGACCACGCCCTGCTCTCGGACGAAGAGCGGCACAAGATCAACCGCATCTGGCGCATGGCAGATCAGTTTCTCAGGTGCGACAAGTATGTCTTCGTCACCCACAGCCTGAACCTGTGGCTGCCGGCGGAGTTCAAGATGTACGTCGATGCCACCTGCGTTCTCGACCGTACCTACCGGCTGACACCTTACGGCAGCGAAGGGATGCTGCGCGGCCTCCCCAGGAAATCCCTGCACCTGCACGCCACCGCGGCGTACAGCTTGGGCGGTGAGCGCGACCAGAGTGTCGTCTACCTGCGTTCTGTGCTCAACGTGCTCGGTGTGGCACATCAGGAAACGGTTCTGCTCAAGGGAGACGACCCGGAAACCGGTTCCTGGGAGGAATACGAAGCCGTCCGCAGCAAACTGCTGGGACTTGCCCGCCGTTTCTAA
- a CDS encoding efflux RND transporter periplasmic adaptor subunit: protein MKGRFETAVKAVCLSAVGIALAACSGEQHNKEAKGDAVPVVVGRVQKVQEREIISVSGTVATPNAPATLSFLVSGKVVFVGPREGEFVKKGQVLARIDPTDFNLSVKGAAAQLASSQAALEKATNSARPEHLEQARIAFERAEDEYRRMKMLYDSKSLAPNDFQKYKAACEHAKQEYDQAKAGGQKEDKALAKAGYHEAAAHLDVAKKALGDATLYAPMDGYIAKRAVEPGDTAAAGRPVFEMVRMDPIEVSVGVPETDVHLVSVGQKADITVPALPGKSFQGTVRVINVSADTNTRTYMTRISVPNPEHALRVGMVSEATIRGDRTVSMVTLPGDAVVRDPQGATQVYVYYPDQKRVYTKRVEIGAAVNKDIEIKGGLDGNELVVLAGQTKLRNGAIVSATEQASRK, encoded by the coding sequence ATGAAAGGTAGATTCGAGACGGCAGTGAAGGCCGTTTGCCTGTCGGCAGTGGGAATTGCGCTGGCGGCATGTAGTGGCGAGCAACACAACAAGGAAGCTAAAGGGGATGCGGTGCCGGTGGTGGTGGGGCGGGTCCAGAAGGTCCAGGAGCGCGAGATTATTTCGGTGAGCGGGACCGTCGCCACACCCAATGCACCGGCGACCCTCTCCTTCCTGGTGTCCGGAAAGGTGGTGTTCGTGGGGCCGCGGGAGGGTGAGTTCGTCAAGAAGGGACAGGTCCTAGCGAGGATCGATCCCACCGATTTCAACCTCTCCGTCAAAGGGGCCGCCGCCCAACTGGCCAGCAGCCAAGCCGCGCTGGAAAAGGCGACGAATTCGGCGCGCCCCGAGCACCTGGAGCAGGCGCGCATCGCCTTTGAGCGGGCCGAGGACGAGTACCGGCGCATGAAGATGCTCTACGACTCGAAGAGCCTGGCGCCCAACGATTTCCAGAAGTACAAGGCCGCCTGCGAACACGCCAAACAGGAGTATGACCAGGCCAAGGCCGGCGGGCAGAAGGAGGACAAGGCGCTGGCGAAGGCAGGATACCACGAGGCGGCGGCCCATCTCGACGTGGCCAAAAAGGCGCTCGGCGATGCGACGCTGTACGCACCCATGGACGGGTACATCGCCAAACGTGCCGTGGAGCCGGGCGATACCGCCGCGGCCGGGCGTCCCGTTTTCGAGATGGTGCGCATGGACCCGATCGAGGTGAGCGTGGGCGTGCCGGAAACCGACGTGCACCTGGTGAGCGTTGGCCAGAAGGCTGACATCACTGTACCGGCCCTGCCCGGTAAGTCCTTCCAAGGGACGGTGCGTGTCATCAACGTTTCCGCCGACACCAATACCCGCACCTACATGACCAGGATCAGCGTCCCCAATCCGGAACATGCCCTCAGGGTGGGGATGGTGTCGGAGGCGACCATTCGCGGCGACCGGACGGTGTCCATGGTGACGCTCCCGGGAGACGCGGTGGTGCGCGACCCGCAGGGCGCGACTCAGGTGTACGTCTACTATCCGGACCAGAAGCGCGTCTACACCAAGCGGGTGGAGATCGGCGCGGCGGTCAACAAGGATATCGAGATCAAGGGCGGGCTGGACGGCAACGAGCTCGTCGTCCTGGCCGGACAGACGAAGCTGAGAAACGGCGCGATTGTGTCGGCAACGGAACAGGCAAGCCGGAAGTAG